One part of the Phragmites australis chromosome 3, lpPhrAust1.1, whole genome shotgun sequence genome encodes these proteins:
- the LOC133911203 gene encoding uncharacterized protein LOC133911203: MGSLGGGRRTISGPVIFISVVLLSAAIANGIRTGVVGAPSPAVTTTQAAGEITSPPVGTSATTAPSAQQAPPLDDRYRDSKRKVPNGPDPIHNRRARWGEAPARRV; this comes from the exons ATGGGCAGCCTCGGTGGCGGACGCCGGACCATCAGTGGTCCGGTCATTTTCATCTCCGTCGTGCTCTTATCTGCGGCTATAGCGAACGGCATCAGGACTGGGGTTGTTGGTGCTCCTAGTCCTGCCGTCACAACAACACAAGCTGCTGGTGAAATTACGTCGCCGCCGGTTGGTACCTCTGCAACTACGGCGCCTTCAGCTCAGCAAGCTCCTCCGTTGGATGACCGGTACAGGGACAGCAAGAGGAAGGTGCCGAACGGACCTGATCCTATTCACAATAG GAGAGCCAGATGGGGAGAAGCACCGGCGAGGAGAGTGTAG